One window from the genome of Gemmatimonadota bacterium encodes:
- a CDS encoding DUF2269 family protein gives MNLYSALKALHVAGGVLMLGNVTVTGFWAAFMYRHVRTTGGMFKPIAKAILWADLLFTFGGSLLISGTGIAMILMSSMPVLQNAWLVRGIVAMGVSAVIWLGWLIPDQLRLERTENPLDIQRYFRRWNALGWLAAVPLFYSLWVMIIK, from the coding sequence ATGAATCTGTACTCCGCCCTCAAGGCACTCCACGTCGCAGGTGGCGTCCTGATGCTCGGCAATGTTACCGTCACCGGCTTTTGGGCCGCGTTCATGTACCGGCACGTCCGCACCACCGGCGGCATGTTCAAGCCGATCGCCAAAGCGATTCTGTGGGCGGACCTGCTGTTCACTTTCGGCGGCAGCCTGCTGATTTCGGGCACCGGCATCGCGATGATCCTGATGAGCTCCATGCCGGTGCTGCAGAACGCGTGGCTCGTCCGCGGGATCGTCGCAATGGGCGTGAGCGCCGTCATCTGGCTCGGATGGCTCATCCCAGATCAACTCCGCCTCGAACGTACGGAAAACCCACTCGACATCCAGCGATACTTTCGCCGGTGGAATGCGCTCGGCTGGCTCGCTGCCGTTCCGCTTTTTTACTCGCTCTGGGTCATGATCATCAAGTAG
- a CDS encoding MFS transporter gives MPVLFVGVFMAALDTAVVGPAIPVLRATFGVDNREVGLVMSVFVLFSLCSTALMASLSDRYGRRSVFLASVSIFAIGSLLIAASPSFWMILVSRAIQGIGAGGITPTASAVVGDVFPPLERGRALGLIGATHGMAFVLGPPLASVLMVVLSWHWIFLLNLPIAALVLYLGARALPTHQSAGVQPPLDMTGIVVTFSALSALVLGITRVLDRLAGVTLWPWLFGAVALLLVLLVVIERRAQQPLIPMLLLANRQLATVYLLAMGAGVGMGSVMFLTSIATQAYGVTVKHAGFVLLPLVVCSMVGSIGAGRLLNRVGAKGLLVIGFAMLAVGYGGSAIMAYGLALFLVASMPVGLGIGIVVGGSLRAIALEEAPASVRASAQGLINISTAIGTLFAAAAIGAIADLRGGSAAGFGFAYLMVAVLMVLTSLGTFGLRGGPAAHAAA, from the coding sequence ATGCCGGTGCTTTTTGTGGGCGTCTTCATGGCCGCGCTGGATACAGCCGTGGTCGGCCCTGCCATTCCGGTCCTTCGCGCCACCTTTGGCGTGGACAACCGCGAAGTGGGGTTGGTCATGAGTGTCTTTGTGCTGTTTTCGCTCTGCAGCACGGCGCTGATGGCCAGCCTGAGCGATCGCTACGGTCGTCGTTCGGTGTTTTTGGCGAGCGTGAGCATTTTTGCCATCGGATCACTGCTAATTGCCGCGTCGCCGAGTTTTTGGATGATCCTTGTGAGCCGCGCCATCCAGGGCATTGGCGCGGGCGGCATTACGCCGACGGCCAGCGCTGTGGTGGGTGATGTATTTCCGCCGCTGGAGCGCGGCCGTGCGCTGGGTTTGATTGGCGCCACGCACGGCATGGCCTTTGTGCTCGGACCACCGTTAGCCTCTGTGTTGATGGTGGTGCTGAGCTGGCACTGGATCTTTTTGCTCAATCTTCCCATCGCGGCGCTCGTGCTGTATCTCGGCGCGCGCGCGTTGCCGACGCATCAGTCTGCAGGGGTGCAACCTCCGCTGGATATGACGGGTATCGTTGTCACGTTTTCGGCCTTGAGCGCCTTGGTGCTGGGGATTACCCGCGTGCTAGATCGCCTCGCGGGCGTGACGCTATGGCCGTGGCTGTTTGGCGCGGTTGCCCTGCTGCTTGTGCTGCTCGTGGTGATCGAACGTCGAGCGCAACAGCCACTGATTCCGATGTTATTGCTCGCGAACCGGCAGTTGGCGACGGTGTATCTGCTTGCGATGGGTGCCGGCGTGGGGATGGGAAGCGTGATGTTTCTGACCTCCATCGCCACGCAAGCGTACGGTGTGACGGTGAAGCATGCGGGGTTTGTACTGTTACCCCTCGTGGTGTGTTCGATGGTGGGCTCGATTGGTGCGGGGAGACTCTTGAACCGCGTTGGGGCGAAGGGCCTCCTCGTGATCGGTTTTGCGATGCTCGCCGTTGGGTACGGCGGTTCAGCGATCATGGCCTATGGTTTGGCGCTGTTTCTTGTGGCGTCGATGCCCGTTGGGTTGGGAATCGGAATTGTCGTGGGCGGCTCGTTGCGCGCGATCGCGTTGGAGGAAGCACCGGCGAGCGTCCGCGCATCGGCGCAGGGGCTCATCAATATTTCCACCGCCATCGGGACGCTCTTCGCGGCGGCGGCGATCGGCGCGATTGCAGATTTGCGCGGTGGTAGCGCGGCCGGCTTTGGCTTTGCGTATCTGATGGTGGCCGTGCTGATGGTGCTGACGTCGCTCGGGACGTTCGGCTTGCGCGGCGGTCCAGCCGCGCACGCGGCCGCGTAA
- a CDS encoding oxidative damage protection protein translates to MATITCARCGKEKDAFDRAPFPGAIGARVLEGTCRECWGAWLQQQTMLINHYGLNVMDPQARQFLTRNMDAFLFKAGAADDVDTTKQGTIQY, encoded by the coding sequence ATGGCGACGATCACCTGCGCGCGGTGTGGCAAAGAGAAGGATGCATTCGACCGAGCGCCCTTTCCCGGCGCGATCGGCGCGCGCGTGCTCGAGGGCACCTGCCGCGAGTGCTGGGGCGCGTGGTTACAGCAGCAGACCATGTTGATCAACCACTACGGGCTCAACGTCATGGATCCTCAGGCGCGACAGTTTCTGACGCGCAACATGGATGCCTTTTTATTCAAGGCGGGCGCTGCGGACGACGTCGATACGACCAAACAGGGTACGATTCAGTACTGA
- a CDS encoding MBL fold metallo-hydrolase: protein MTSPLDRPAHHAAPRGFRNPWPGPPIRGLGSMLRWMFQRLLRGRLGFSATGTAPALASADVRHPAAGTGDCHVTWIGHSSFLIQVDGLNILTDPVWGDRASPVSWAGPRRLVPPGLSLDALPRIDLVLQSHDHYDHFCDATVRALAARHPNARWLAPLGVAAQLRARGVTQVSEHDWHQSVTACGATATAVPAAHFSGRTMASRNQTLWCGWVLKTARHHIYFVGDTGHHPEFDAIGQQHGPFDVVLVPIGAYDPRWFMRPVHVDPEEAVQLFDTVAGRVDSVMIAMHWGTFVLTDEPVDEPPRRTRAAWDAKGRDPSYLWIMRPGETRTEQARA from the coding sequence ATGACCTCGCCGCTCGACCGCCCAGCACACCATGCGGCACCGCGTGGATTTCGAAACCCATGGCCAGGGCCGCCCATTCGGGGGCTCGGATCCATGCTGCGCTGGATGTTCCAGCGGCTGCTCCGCGGGCGGCTGGGCTTTTCGGCGACTGGAACCGCGCCGGCCTTGGCGAGCGCGGATGTCCGGCACCCAGCGGCCGGCACAGGCGACTGCCACGTCACCTGGATCGGACACTCGAGCTTTCTCATACAAGTGGACGGGCTGAACATTCTCACCGACCCCGTCTGGGGTGATCGCGCGTCCCCTGTCTCGTGGGCAGGACCGCGGCGCCTCGTGCCACCGGGGCTTTCACTCGATGCACTGCCGCGCATCGATCTCGTGCTGCAGTCGCACGACCACTACGACCATTTCTGCGACGCCACCGTGCGCGCCCTCGCCGCGCGCCACCCCAATGCACGCTGGCTCGCACCGCTCGGCGTCGCGGCACAACTGCGCGCGCGCGGCGTGACTCAAGTGAGCGAACACGATTGGCACCAGTCGGTGACCGCCTGCGGAGCAACCGCTACGGCAGTTCCGGCCGCGCATTTCTCCGGCCGCACCATGGCGTCACGCAACCAGACCCTCTGGTGCGGGTGGGTGCTCAAGACGGCGCGGCACCACATCTATTTTGTTGGCGATACTGGCCATCACCCAGAGTTCGACGCCATCGGCCAACAACACGGTCCGTTTGACGTCGTGCTCGTGCCGATCGGCGCCTACGATCCGCGCTGGTTCATGCGCCCCGTGCACGTCGATCCCGAAGAAGCCGTGCAGCTGTTTGACACCGTAGCGGGCCGCGTCGACAGCGTCATGATTGCGATGCACTGGGGCACCTTCGTGCTCACCGATGAGCCGGTGGACGAGCCCCCGCGCCGTACGCGCGCCGCCTGGGACGCGAAGGGACGTGACCCTTCATACTTATGGATTATGCGGCCCGGCGAGACCAGGACCGAGCAGGCGCGCGCTTAG
- a CDS encoding alpha/beta fold hydrolase, producing the protein MFDLTAAVSPTVKVLGVLTAFTAATVWWRIRRRAGERAERAFEARFTRDADGIIVGAESIRLTGTRHGAIVLLHGYNDSPQALAGVAREMHARGWSVRVPLLPGHGRTLQAFAASHAEEWIAAARRELHEALAEHAEVAVGGLSMGGAIAVILAARHPKVKAIVGFAPFLHAAWPLRLLSLFSPIAALASRYMASGGQHSVHDRVAAASMISYGRSTPRLLAQLAYVLRLARRVLPDVRQPVLMMQSREDNRIPPSAAEEAFARLGSADKTLVWTTGAGHVITVDFGHEALERQAADWLESRLA; encoded by the coding sequence ATGTTCGACCTGACAGCAGCGGTCTCGCCGACGGTGAAAGTACTTGGCGTGTTGACGGCATTCACCGCGGCGACCGTCTGGTGGCGGATTCGCCGTCGCGCCGGTGAGCGTGCAGAACGGGCGTTTGAGGCACGGTTTACGCGCGATGCGGACGGCATCATTGTGGGCGCGGAATCGATTCGGCTCACGGGCACGCGGCACGGGGCGATAGTGTTGCTGCACGGGTACAACGACTCGCCGCAGGCGCTGGCGGGCGTTGCGCGTGAAATGCACGCGCGCGGCTGGAGTGTTCGGGTTCCGCTGCTCCCTGGACACGGTCGCACGTTGCAGGCATTCGCCGCATCACATGCGGAAGAGTGGATCGCCGCGGCGCGTCGTGAACTCCATGAGGCGTTGGCAGAGCACGCGGAGGTGGCCGTTGGCGGCCTGTCGATGGGAGGCGCGATCGCGGTGATTTTGGCGGCGCGTCATCCCAAAGTGAAAGCGATTGTTGGATTCGCCCCATTTCTGCACGCGGCGTGGCCGTTGCGTCTGCTCTCGTTGTTTTCGCCAATCGCGGCGCTCGCCAGTCGGTACATGGCGAGCGGCGGTCAGCATTCCGTGCACGATCGCGTGGCCGCGGCCTCGATGATCTCCTACGGTCGTTCCACGCCTCGGCTACTCGCACAACTTGCCTACGTGCTGCGGTTGGCGCGTCGCGTACTCCCTGACGTGCGACAACCCGTGTTGATGATGCAATCGCGCGAAGACAATCGCATTCCCCCGTCCGCGGCGGAGGAAGCGTTTGCGCGCCTTGGATCGGCGGACAAGACGCTCGTGTGGACGACTGGGGCCGGGCACGTCATCACGGTGGATTTCGGACACGAAGCGCTGGAGCGCCAAGCCGCGGACTGGCTGGAAAGCCGGCTGGCCTAA
- a CDS encoding glycosyltransferase family 2 protein gives MIQPSLLISTYNWPTALAAVLATVRRQRVLPLEVLIADDGSRDDTAALVRAAQSTFPVPLRHYWQPDEGFRKTRILNEALAHAAGDYVIQVDGDILLHPEFVASHMRCAAPGWYLQGSRVMLSEALTARCIAQQEIPSHPVFAAGVRNRINAIHAPLLAGLVRGPRDAIKRTRGCNVSFWKSNLFAVNGWNEAFEGWGREDPELAARLQNSGVRRRNLKFLAVAFHLEHRRASAAAVAGQHEQLLETIASGRRVCERGVAQHRAP, from the coding sequence ATGATTCAACCGTCGTTGCTGATCTCGACCTATAATTGGCCGACCGCTTTGGCGGCGGTTCTCGCGACGGTGCGCCGTCAGCGGGTGCTGCCGCTGGAAGTGCTCATTGCCGATGACGGGTCGCGTGACGACACCGCGGCTTTGGTGCGTGCGGCCCAGTCCACCTTTCCGGTTCCACTGCGCCACTATTGGCAACCGGATGAGGGCTTTCGGAAAACGCGCATCCTGAACGAAGCGCTCGCTCACGCGGCGGGCGACTATGTCATTCAGGTGGACGGCGACATACTGCTGCATCCGGAATTCGTGGCGTCGCATATGCGGTGTGCGGCGCCCGGGTGGTATCTGCAGGGAAGCCGCGTCATGCTCAGTGAGGCACTGACGGCGCGTTGCATCGCGCAGCAGGAGATTCCTTCGCATCCGGTGTTTGCAGCCGGCGTTCGGAACCGCATCAACGCCATTCACGCGCCATTGCTGGCCGGACTCGTACGCGGACCGCGAGACGCCATTAAGCGAACGCGCGGGTGCAACGTGTCGTTTTGGAAATCGAATCTGTTCGCGGTGAACGGATGGAACGAGGCCTTTGAGGGATGGGGACGTGAAGATCCGGAGCTCGCGGCGCGACTTCAAAATAGTGGTGTTCGCCGGAGGAATCTGAAATTCCTCGCTGTGGCGTTTCACCTCGAGCACCGTCGTGCGTCCGCGGCGGCGGTGGCGGGCCAACACGAGCAATTGCTTGAAACGATTGCGAGCGGACGCCGTGTGTGTGAGCGTGGCGTCGCACAACACCGAGCGCCGTGA
- a CDS encoding glycosyltransferase family 2 protein, with product MTLRISVIVATYNWPEALAAVLRALREQDEAPLEVLIADDGSRDDTRDLVEREARRFPVPLRHIWHDDTGFRLAAIRNKAIAASQGDYVVQLDGDILVHSAFVRDHRMSARRGWWVQGSRAMIGEAQTRRCLAAERLVVGPFSAGIHNRLNGVRVPALSRFVRGASDPHVRIRGCHMAFWRDDLLRVNGYNEALEGWGREDNELAARLANAGVRRRNLKFRAVAWHLYHAERSQASVGRNQGILEQTQRDRLVRCTRGVDQYIDAAIESERRG from the coding sequence TTGACGTTGCGCATCAGCGTGATCGTGGCGACGTACAACTGGCCGGAGGCACTGGCGGCCGTCCTCCGTGCCTTGCGTGAACAGGATGAGGCGCCGCTGGAGGTGCTCATCGCGGACGATGGGTCGCGTGACGACACGCGCGATCTCGTCGAACGAGAAGCGCGGCGGTTCCCAGTGCCCTTGCGACATATTTGGCACGACGACACCGGATTTCGGCTCGCAGCCATCCGCAACAAGGCTATCGCAGCGTCGCAGGGTGACTACGTGGTGCAGCTCGACGGCGACATTCTCGTGCACTCGGCATTTGTGCGCGACCATCGCATGTCGGCGCGCCGTGGGTGGTGGGTGCAGGGGAGTCGCGCGATGATTGGCGAGGCGCAGACGCGTCGCTGTTTGGCAGCGGAGCGTCTTGTGGTGGGACCGTTTTCCGCGGGTATTCACAACCGACTTAATGGCGTGCGCGTGCCAGCCCTGTCGCGATTCGTGCGCGGCGCGTCTGATCCCCACGTTCGAATTCGGGGATGCCACATGGCATTCTGGCGCGATGATCTACTTCGTGTGAACGGATATAATGAGGCGCTGGAAGGGTGGGGGCGAGAGGACAACGAACTGGCGGCTCGGTTGGCCAACGCGGGTGTTCGTCGCCGCAATCTGAAGTTCAGAGCCGTCGCTTGGCATCTGTACCACGCGGAGCGTTCGCAGGCATCGGTGGGACGCAATCAGGGGATTCTCGAGCAGACGCAGCGAGATCGGTTGGTGCGGTGTACGAGAGGGGTGGATCAATACATCGACGCCGCGATCGAGTCGGAGCGTCGCGGTTAG
- a CDS encoding M20/M25/M40 family metallo-hydrolase, producing MRAVHWMGSIVLTGMIQGVLGAQGTPGYTPASAARERAAEQAAIARPDAAKASAHSKAMSDGPHVSGTPGQARTRDYVIAQMKAMGLETEVRTYDVWMPHLLEARVWRVSPLPVELNLKEGPVAGDASSAAYPETPPINGYGGAGDVTGDVVYVNYGLIEDYLTLDSLGVSVRGKIVMARYGRSFRGIKAREAEKHGAAALLIYSDPQDDGFVRGDVYPEGPMRPPQGIQRGSVMNGDGDPSTPGYASRPGAARIPLAQMDVPHIPVIPIGYANAAELMQGVRGAAIPAGWQGGMSFRYHVGPGPVRARVKTVTDTATKAFKAIWDTFGIIRGTEFPDEMVIIGSHRDAWGPGAADNVSGTVSVLEAARAVSEQMKAGWKPRRTILFATWDAEEWGLIGSTEYVEDDSLRLMKGAVAYFNQDVAAQGAAFGGGGSPSLRQLLRDVATTVPAPDGSGQSVYDKWRAATRLADGQEPTMGDPGGGSDFAGFYNHLGIPIAEWGFGGGGGVYHSLYDTYEWMEKFGDPGFKYHATAARIAAGMVMRAANADILPYDYVEYARTMRRYVPALTKAAAAMRMTLSTDGLAEAIDRMERAAQSYASARDAALLRGVDNAVLRRGNAALLQVERAMTRPQGLRTRPWFRNLIYAADENNGYANMVFPSVNEAIRVGSAEIARQEITDLASRFDAATSAILAARAALQP from the coding sequence GTGCGCGCCGTGCATTGGATGGGCAGCATTGTATTGACCGGAATGATCCAGGGCGTGCTCGGTGCTCAGGGGACTCCCGGGTACACGCCAGCGAGTGCCGCACGTGAGCGCGCAGCGGAGCAAGCGGCGATTGCCCGCCCCGATGCGGCGAAAGCGTCGGCGCACTCGAAGGCGATGTCTGACGGTCCGCACGTCAGCGGGACACCCGGTCAGGCGCGCACCCGCGATTATGTCATCGCGCAGATGAAAGCGATGGGGCTCGAGACGGAAGTGCGCACGTATGACGTCTGGATGCCGCATCTATTAGAAGCGCGCGTGTGGCGGGTGTCGCCGCTTCCGGTGGAGTTAAACCTCAAGGAAGGGCCCGTCGCCGGTGATGCGTCGTCCGCAGCGTATCCCGAAACGCCACCGATCAACGGATACGGCGGCGCGGGCGATGTGACGGGCGACGTCGTGTATGTGAACTACGGTCTCATTGAAGACTATCTCACGCTCGATTCCCTTGGCGTGAGCGTGCGCGGGAAGATCGTGATGGCGCGATACGGCCGCAGTTTTCGCGGCATCAAAGCGCGTGAGGCGGAAAAACATGGCGCGGCGGCGCTACTGATCTATTCCGATCCACAGGATGATGGGTTTGTGCGCGGCGACGTGTACCCCGAGGGGCCGATGCGTCCGCCGCAGGGAATTCAGCGCGGCAGCGTGATGAATGGCGACGGAGATCCGAGCACACCCGGCTATGCGAGCCGTCCGGGTGCGGCCCGTATTCCGCTGGCGCAAATGGATGTGCCGCACATCCCGGTGATTCCAATTGGCTACGCGAATGCCGCCGAGTTGATGCAGGGTGTGCGAGGCGCTGCGATTCCTGCCGGTTGGCAGGGCGGAATGTCGTTCCGCTATCACGTGGGTCCCGGCCCCGTGCGCGCGCGTGTGAAGACGGTGACAGACACGGCAACGAAAGCATTCAAGGCGATCTGGGACACCTTTGGGATTATTCGGGGGACGGAGTTTCCTGACGAGATGGTGATCATTGGTTCGCACCGAGATGCGTGGGGCCCGGGTGCGGCAGATAATGTCAGTGGCACGGTGAGCGTGCTCGAGGCGGCACGCGCGGTGTCTGAGCAGATGAAAGCGGGATGGAAACCGCGTCGCACCATTCTCTTTGCGACGTGGGATGCGGAGGAGTGGGGACTGATCGGCAGCACGGAGTATGTGGAGGACGACAGTCTGCGTTTGATGAAGGGCGCCGTGGCGTACTTCAATCAGGATGTGGCGGCGCAGGGCGCTGCATTCGGCGGAGGCGGTTCACCGTCGCTGCGTCAGCTGTTGCGCGATGTCGCGACCACCGTGCCGGCGCCAGATGGTTCTGGCCAGAGTGTCTATGACAAATGGCGTGCCGCGACGCGCCTAGCGGATGGGCAGGAGCCGACGATGGGAGATCCGGGTGGCGGATCGGACTTTGCCGGATTCTATAATCATTTGGGAATTCCGATCGCTGAGTGGGGATTCGGCGGCGGCGGCGGGGTGTATCACTCGCTGTACGACACATACGAATGGATGGAAAAGTTTGGTGATCCCGGGTTCAAGTATCACGCGACCGCTGCCCGGATTGCCGCGGGGATGGTGATGCGCGCCGCCAACGCCGACATATTGCCGTACGACTATGTGGAGTACGCGCGCACGATGCGTCGGTATGTGCCGGCGCTGACGAAGGCTGCGGCTGCGATGCGTATGACGTTGTCGACAGACGGACTCGCCGAGGCTATTGATCGCATGGAGCGTGCGGCACAGTCCTATGCTTCGGCACGGGACGCGGCGCTGCTTCGCGGTGTTGATAACGCCGTGTTGCGGCGCGGCAATGCGGCGCTCCTCCAAGTGGAGCGCGCGATGACGCGTCCGCAGGGGCTCCGAACGCGTCCGTGGTTCCGAAACCTGATTTATGCCGCGGATGAGAACAACGGCTACGCGAATATGGTGTTTCCGTCGGTGAATGAAGCGATTCGTGTGGGAAGCGCGGAAATCGCTCGTCAGGAAATTACCGATCTCGCGTCACGGTTCGATGCGGCGACGTCGGCGATTCTCGCCGCGCGCGCAGCGCTGCAACCGTGA
- a CDS encoding aldo/keto reductase, with the protein MPKATPPTIEQRPLGRTGRGTSILALSTSRLADVGQEEATRIIREAIDHGVNVIETAWEYGDGRTERWLGLALKDGYRERVTLLWQCCAHQRDYKTAMKQLDESLVRLKTNAVDVWSFHEMIYDNDVEWLYDHGGLDAAQEAREQGKARWLAFGGHKSPHIHVKLLQRGFAWDAVMMPLNPFDSGFRSFEKQVLPEVVRRGMAVIGTKPLAGGAVAGSRVLKPEESLRYCFSLPVSTVLCGMDSAAILRKNLKAAATFAPFHAGEMDAVRQKSRPVGGDGRFERYKTTQEFDGVLGQTAHGFKK; encoded by the coding sequence ATGCCTAAAGCAACTCCCCCAACTATTGAACAGCGTCCGCTCGGTCGCACCGGCCGCGGCACATCCATTCTGGCACTCAGTACGTCGCGTTTGGCCGATGTGGGGCAGGAGGAGGCGACGCGCATTATTCGCGAGGCTATTGATCACGGTGTCAATGTGATTGAGACCGCGTGGGAATATGGCGACGGGCGAACGGAGCGATGGCTCGGCCTCGCGCTCAAGGATGGTTATCGCGAGCGCGTCACCCTGCTGTGGCAATGCTGTGCGCACCAGCGCGATTATAAGACGGCCATGAAGCAGCTCGACGAATCCCTTGTACGGTTGAAGACGAACGCCGTCGATGTCTGGTCATTTCATGAGATGATTTACGATAACGACGTTGAGTGGCTCTACGATCACGGCGGTCTCGATGCCGCACAGGAAGCGCGCGAGCAGGGCAAGGCGCGATGGCTTGCGTTCGGCGGCCACAAGTCGCCGCACATTCACGTGAAGCTGTTACAGCGAGGATTTGCCTGGGATGCGGTGATGATGCCGCTCAATCCATTCGACTCGGGCTTTCGATCGTTTGAGAAGCAGGTGCTTCCGGAAGTGGTGCGCCGTGGCATGGCCGTGATCGGGACGAAGCCGCTGGCAGGTGGCGCGGTTGCGGGCTCGCGCGTGCTAAAGCCGGAGGAATCGTTGCGGTATTGTTTTTCGCTGCCCGTCAGTACGGTGCTGTGCGGTATGGACAGCGCGGCCATATTGCGCAAGAATCTCAAGGCAGCGGCCACGTTTGCGCCGTTTCATGCCGGGGAGATGGATGCGGTGCGTCAGAAGTCGCGCCCCGTGGGCGGGGACGGTCGATTTGAGCGGTACAAAACGACCCAGGAATTCGACGGCGTGTTGGGGCAAACGGCACACGGTTTCAAAAAATAG
- a CDS encoding alkaline phosphatase family protein codes for MLRRFASLALVLVSASPLAAQAARSSTPADRPTLVVMLTIDQMRSDYFDRFKGQLTGGLKRLFDGGAFFTEGYQDHGITETAPGHASTLSGRFPVHTGISTNREGVNTKDAPLVGAPELGASPFRFQGTTLVDWMKAADRTTRFLSVSRKDRGAILPIGWSRGPVFWYSPSTGLMTTSRFYDDTLPTWVNRFNARQIPESYAGKSWTPLLPAASYTEPDSVPVESFGTDYTFPHTLPTDPLAAVTAFVNYPWMDDMTMAFALQGVRELGLGSDSRRTDLLAVSLSSLDAVGHKYGPDSKEVHDFILRLDASLGTFLDSLFALRDQKRIVIALTGDHGMSPFPQLKSTIAANGTARQVTLDPQWAQFKAQLVAAGVDSTAVAFDGGLLEVLDTAAFRKAKVNVETAVASFGAAAMMVQGVQRADMMSALTRADTTQDRIARRWLHTLDPKGPVKLVVTLTPFSYWANVKYATHGSPHDDDAHVPIVFYGSGIAPGRYGSYSRVVDIAPTLATLLSIKPQQTLDGHVLTQAIR; via the coding sequence ATGTTGCGCCGCTTTGCATCGCTGGCTCTGGTGTTGGTCAGCGCGAGTCCACTCGCCGCGCAGGCGGCACGATCGAGCACGCCAGCCGACCGTCCGACGCTCGTCGTAATGCTGACCATTGACCAGATGCGCAGCGACTACTTCGATCGATTCAAGGGCCAGCTGACCGGCGGATTGAAGCGATTGTTTGACGGTGGCGCGTTTTTTACTGAGGGCTATCAGGATCACGGCATTACCGAAACCGCGCCAGGGCACGCGAGCACGCTGAGCGGCCGGTTTCCGGTGCACACGGGCATTTCGACGAATCGTGAAGGGGTGAACACGAAGGACGCTCCGTTGGTGGGAGCGCCGGAGCTTGGTGCGTCGCCATTCCGGTTTCAGGGCACTACGCTCGTGGACTGGATGAAGGCGGCAGACCGCACGACGCGTTTTCTCTCGGTGTCACGCAAGGATCGCGGGGCGATTTTGCCAATCGGGTGGTCGCGAGGCCCGGTGTTTTGGTATTCGCCAAGCACGGGCTTGATGACAACAAGCCGCTTTTATGACGACACGTTGCCGACCTGGGTGAATCGGTTCAACGCGCGGCAGATTCCCGAATCGTATGCCGGTAAATCGTGGACGCCGTTGCTTCCTGCCGCATCGTACACTGAGCCAGATAGCGTGCCGGTGGAATCGTTCGGAACGGATTACACGTTTCCGCATACGTTGCCCACTGATCCCCTCGCCGCGGTGACGGCATTCGTGAACTATCCGTGGATGGATGACATGACGATGGCCTTCGCGCTGCAAGGAGTGCGCGAGCTTGGCCTGGGGAGCGACAGCCGCCGGACCGACCTGTTGGCTGTCTCGCTGTCGTCGCTCGATGCGGTGGGGCACAAATACGGGCCGGACTCGAAAGAAGTGCACGATTTCATTCTTCGACTCGACGCCTCGCTCGGGACCTTTCTCGATTCCCTGTTTGCGTTGCGCGACCAGAAACGCATTGTGATCGCGTTGACCGGCGATCATGGGATGAGTCCGTTTCCGCAGTTGAAATCGACCATCGCGGCGAACGGCACGGCGCGGCAGGTGACGCTCGATCCGCAGTGGGCGCAGTTCAAGGCGCAGTTGGTGGCTGCCGGCGTTGATTCCACGGCGGTGGCGTTTGATGGCGGGCTGCTCGAGGTGCTCGACACGGCAGCGTTCCGCAAGGCGAAGGTGAACGTCGAAACAGCCGTCGCGTCGTTTGGCGCCGCCGCCATGATGGTGCAGGGTGTGCAGCGCGCGGACATGATGTCAGCGCTCACCCGTGCGGATACGACGCAGGACCGTATCGCCCGTCGTTGGCTCCACACGCTCGATCCGAAGGGTCCCGTCAAGCTCGTGGTGACGCTGACGCCGTTCAGTTACTGGGCGAACGTGAAGTATGCGACGCATGGTTCGCCGCATGACGACGACGCGCACGTGCCGATCGTGTTTTATGGGAGCGGCATCGCCCCAGGGCGCTACGGGAGTTATTCGCGAGTTGTGGATATTGCTCCGACCTTGGCGACGCTCTTGTCGATCAAGCCGCAACAGACGCTTGACGGCCACGTGCTCACCCAGGCGATTCGTTGA